Proteins encoded by one window of Pseudomonas sp. PSKL.D1:
- the gcvH gene encoding glycine cleavage system protein GcvH yields MSNIPADLRFAESHEWVRLEADGTVTVGISDHAQQALGDVVFVELAEVGKAFAAGDAAGVVESVKAASDIYAPVSGEVIAVNEELADSPELLNEEPYESWIFKLKPSDKAELDKLLDAAAYKAAIGE; encoded by the coding sequence ATGAGCAATATCCCCGCCGATCTGCGTTTTGCCGAAAGCCATGAGTGGGTACGCCTGGAAGCCGATGGCACCGTAACCGTCGGCATCAGCGACCACGCCCAGCAAGCTTTGGGTGACGTCGTGTTCGTTGAGTTGGCTGAAGTGGGCAAGGCCTTCGCTGCTGGCGATGCCGCCGGTGTGGTCGAGTCGGTCAAAGCCGCATCCGACATTTACGCGCCGGTTTCTGGCGAAGTGATCGCTGTCAACGAAGAGCTGGCCGACAGTCCAGAGCTGCTTAACGAAGAGCCTTACGAATCGTGGATCTTCAAGTTGAAGCCTAGCGACAAGGCTGAGCTGGACAAGCTGCTGGACGCTGCGGCCTACAAGGCTGCGATCGGCGAGTAA
- the gcvP gene encoding aminomethyl-transferring glycine dehydrogenase: MSQSPSLHQLHDSNPFLRRHLGPDATEQQAMLGTLGLKTRSELIEQTVPPGIRLNRPLELPQALDEQAALAKLAGYAELNQVWTSLIGMGYHATVTPTVILRNVLENPGWYTAYTPYQPEIAQGRLEALLNYQQMVIDLTGLALANASLLDEASAAAEAMALAKRVARNKSNAFFADEHCHPQTLSVLKTRAEGFGFELIVDAVDNLAQHNVFGALLQYPDTHGEVRDLRPLIDQLHGQQALACVAADLLSLVVLTPPGELGADVVLGSTQRFGVPMGYGGPHAAYFACRDDFKRAMPGRIIGVSKDARGNTALRMALQTREQHIRREKANSNICTAQVLLANIAGFYAVYHGPEGLRRIAQRVHRLTFVLAAGLEAKGIKRVNQHYFDTLTLDVGGAQAAIIESAEAARINLRILGRGHLGVSLDETCSEATVLRLFDIFLGVDHGLDIATLDRQALPEGIPAALVRRTPFLDHPVFNLHHSETEMLRYLKQLENKDLALNQSMIPLGSCTMKLNATSEMIPITWPGFALLHPFAPAAQATGYKAMIEELESWLCAITGFDAICMQPNSGAQGEYAGLMAITRYHHSRHQPQRTLCLIPSSAHGTNPASAQMAGMEVVIVDCDDDGNVDLEDLKAKARAAGDKLSCLMVTYPSTHGVYEEGIREICEVVHQHGGQVYMDGANLNAQVGLTRPADIGADVSHMNLHKTFCIPHGGGGPGMGPIGIRAHLKPFVASHPVVPVPGLDPNNSAVSAAPWGSASILPISWMYIAMMGPQLADASEVAILSANYLAGQLGGAFPVLYRGRNQRVAHECILDLRPLKAQTGITEEDVAKRLMDYGFHAPTMSFPVPGTLMVEPTESESKAELDRFIEAMLAIRAEINEVQEGNWPAENNPLKHAPHTFADVLAPWNRPYSLEQAVAPSAHVRQHKYWPAVNRVDNVYGDRNLFCACVPVEAYR, translated from the coding sequence ATGTCCCAGTCGCCGTCCCTGCATCAACTGCACGATTCCAACCCGTTCCTGCGTCGCCATCTGGGCCCTGATGCCACCGAGCAGCAGGCCATGCTCGGCACGCTCGGCCTTAAAACCCGTAGTGAACTGATCGAGCAGACCGTCCCGCCCGGTATCCGACTCAACCGCCCGCTTGAGCTGCCCCAGGCCCTGGATGAGCAAGCAGCACTGGCCAAACTGGCAGGCTACGCCGAACTGAATCAGGTGTGGACCAGCCTGATCGGCATGGGCTATCACGCCACCGTTACCCCAACCGTGATTCTGCGCAACGTTCTGGAAAACCCCGGCTGGTACACCGCCTATACGCCCTATCAACCGGAAATTGCCCAAGGCCGGCTGGAGGCCTTGCTGAATTACCAGCAAATGGTCATCGACCTGACCGGGCTGGCGCTGGCCAACGCCTCGCTGCTTGATGAGGCCAGCGCTGCTGCTGAAGCCATGGCCCTGGCCAAGCGCGTCGCCCGTAACAAGAGCAATGCCTTTTTTGCCGATGAACATTGCCACCCGCAGACCCTGTCGGTGTTGAAGACCCGTGCCGAGGGCTTTGGCTTTGAGCTGATCGTCGACGCTGTGGATAACCTTGCCCAGCACAATGTATTTGGGGCGTTGCTGCAGTACCCGGACACCCATGGCGAGGTGCGTGACTTGCGCCCGTTGATCGACCAGCTGCACGGCCAGCAAGCGCTGGCCTGCGTTGCTGCCGACCTGCTCAGCCTGGTGGTGTTGACGCCGCCCGGCGAGCTGGGCGCCGATGTGGTACTGGGCTCGACCCAGCGCTTCGGTGTGCCCATGGGCTACGGAGGTCCGCATGCGGCCTACTTCGCCTGCCGCGACGACTTCAAGCGGGCGATGCCCGGGCGCATCATCGGTGTGTCAAAGGATGCCCGGGGCAACACTGCCCTGCGCATGGCCCTGCAGACTCGCGAGCAGCATATCCGCCGTGAAAAGGCCAACTCCAACATCTGCACCGCGCAGGTGCTGCTGGCCAATATTGCCGGCTTCTATGCGGTCTATCACGGCCCCGAGGGCCTGCGGCGCATTGCCCAGCGCGTGCACCGCCTGACCTTCGTGCTGGCGGCTGGGCTTGAAGCCAAGGGCATCAAGCGCGTCAATCAGCATTATTTCGACACATTGACGCTGGACGTTGGGGGCGCCCAGGCGGCGATCATCGAAAGCGCTGAAGCCGCGCGCATCAACCTGCGAATTCTTGGGCGTGGGCACTTGGGGGTTAGCCTTGACGAGACCTGCAGCGAAGCAACCGTGCTGCGGCTGTTCGACATCTTCCTCGGCGTCGACCACGGCCTCGACATCGCTACATTGGATCGGCAGGCCCTCCCCGAAGGCATTCCTGCTGCATTGGTACGGCGTACGCCATTTCTTGATCACCCTGTGTTCAACCTGCACCACAGCGAAACCGAAATGCTGCGCTATCTAAAGCAGCTGGAAAACAAAGACCTGGCCCTGAACCAGTCGATGATCCCGCTGGGCTCCTGCACCATGAAGCTCAATGCCACCAGTGAAATGATCCCCATTACCTGGCCGGGCTTTGCCTTGCTTCACCCCTTTGCGCCTGCGGCACAGGCCACGGGCTACAAGGCGATGATCGAAGAGCTTGAAAGCTGGTTGTGTGCAATCACCGGGTTCGACGCCATTTGCATGCAGCCCAACTCAGGCGCCCAAGGCGAGTACGCCGGGCTCATGGCAATCACACGCTACCACCACAGCCGTCATCAGCCCCAGCGCACGTTGTGCCTGATTCCGTCTTCGGCCCATGGCACCAACCCGGCCTCGGCACAGATGGCAGGCATGGAAGTGGTCATCGTCGATTGTGATGACGACGGCAATGTCGACCTTGAGGACCTCAAGGCCAAGGCCAGGGCGGCGGGGGACAAACTGTCGTGCCTGATGGTCACTTACCCTTCGACCCACGGGGTGTACGAGGAGGGTATTCGCGAAATCTGTGAAGTGGTCCACCAGCACGGTGGCCAGGTGTACATGGACGGTGCCAACCTCAACGCTCAGGTCGGCCTGACGCGGCCGGCGGATATTGGTGCCGACGTTTCCCACATGAACCTGCACAAGACGTTTTGCATCCCCCATGGCGGTGGCGGCCCGGGCATGGGGCCAATCGGTATCCGCGCTCACCTTAAGCCGTTCGTCGCCAGCCATCCCGTGGTTCCGGTGCCGGGCCTGGACCCGAACAACAGTGCGGTCAGTGCGGCACCGTGGGGCAGCGCGAGCATCCTGCCGATCAGTTGGATGTACATCGCCATGATGGGGCCGCAATTGGCTGATGCCAGTGAAGTCGCCATTCTGTCTGCGAATTACCTGGCTGGGCAGCTGGGTGGGGCCTTTCCCGTGTTGTACCGCGGCCGTAATCAGCGGGTGGCGCACGAGTGCATTCTGGATTTGCGACCTCTCAAAGCCCAAACGGGCATTACGGAGGAGGACGTTGCCAAACGGCTGATGGATTATGGCTTCCACGCACCGACCATGTCGTTTCCGGTGCCGGGTACCTTGATGGTCGAGCCGACCGAAAGCGAGTCGAAAGCCGAGTTGGACCGCTTCATCGAGGCCATGTTGGCGATCCGTGCAGAAATCAACGAGGTGCAAGAGGGGAACTGGCCGGCAGAAAACAACCCCCTCAAGCACGCGCCACATACCTTCGCGGATGTGCTGGCACCGTGGAACCGGCCTTACAGCCTGGAGCAGGCAGTAGCGCCCAGCGCTCACGTACGCCAGCACAAGTACTGGCCGGCAGTGAACCGGGTCGACAACGTGTATGGGGACAGAAACCTGTTTTGTGCCTGTGTGCCGGTGGAGGCTTACCGGTAA
- a CDS encoding DUF2388 domain-containing protein, with product MRLKTAIAAAALLSLPVGSALADTFWRNVLTSGATTGSTYLTSRDHKMVIAAQDDASSFVASEGAIRGPFLEAAMRQARAENPGMNASDMELANAILAKNAVAE from the coding sequence ATGCGTCTCAAAACCGCCATCGCAGCTGCTGCATTGCTCTCGCTGCCTGTTGGCTCCGCCCTGGCCGATACCTTCTGGCGCAACGTGCTGACTTCGGGCGCTACCACGGGGTCGACTTACCTCACCTCCAGGGATCACAAAATGGTGATTGCGGCGCAGGATGACGCCAGCAGCTTCGTGGCCAGTGAAGGCGCAATCCGTGGGCCATTCCTGGAGGCAGCCATGCGCCAGGCACGTGCCGAAAACCCAGGGATGAACGCCTCGGACATGGAACTGGCCAATGCCATTCTGGCGAAGAATGCGGTGGCTGAATAA